The Mus musculus strain C57BL/6J chromosome 2, GRCm38.p6 C57BL/6J genome has a window encoding:
- the Rem1 gene encoding GTP-binding protein REM 1: MTLNTQQEAKTTLRRRASTPLPLSSRGHQPGRLCTAPSAPSQHPRLGQSVSLNPPVRKPSPAQDGWSSESSDSEGSWEALYRVVLLGDPGVGKTSLASLFAEKQDRDPHEQLGGVYERTLSVDGEDTTLVVMDTWEAEKLDESWCQESCLQAGSAYVIVYSIADRSSFESASELRIQLRRTHQANHVPIILVGNKADLARCREVSVEEGRACAVVFDCKFIETSATLQHNVTELFEGVVRQLRLRRQDNAAPETPSPRRRASLGQRARRFLARLTARSARRRALKARSKSCHNLAVL; this comes from the exons ATGACTCTTAACACCCAGCAGGAAGCAAAGACCACTCTGCGACGTCGAGCAAGCACACCACTACCCCTGTCGTCCAGGGGCCACCAGCCTGGCCGCCTGTGCACAGCACCCTCTGCTCCATCCCAGCATCCCCGACTGGGTCAGTCAGTCTCTCTCAACCCTCCCGTCCGGAAACCCTCCCCTGCCCAGGATGGGTGGTCCTCTGAATCCAGCGACTCCGAAGGCTCTTGGGAGGCACTCTACCGGGTGGTGCTTCTTGGAGACCCTGGTGTTGGGAAGACTAGCCTGGCTAGCCTCTTCGCAGAGAAACAAGACCGAGACCCTCACGAGCAGCTGGGAG GTGTGTACGAGAGAACGCTGTCAGTGGACGGAGAGGACACCACTCTGGTGGTCATGgacacctgggaggctgagaaaCTG GATGAAAGCTGGTGCCAGGAGTCATGCCTGCAGGCAGGCAGCGCCTACGTCATCGTGTACTCCATAGCGGATCGCAGCAGCTTTGAGAGCGCCTCGGAGCTCCGAATCCAGCTGAGGCGCACGCATCAGGCCAACCACGTGCCCATCATCCTGGTGGGCAACAAGGCCGACCTGGCCCGCTGCCGGGAAGTCTCGGTAGAAG AGGGTCGCGCCTGCGCCGTGGTGTTCGACTGCAAGTTCATCGAGACTTCGGCCACTCTGCAGCACAATGTGACAGAGCTCTTCGAGGGCGTGGTGCGCCAACTGCGCCTGCGCCGCCAGGACAATGCAGCCCCGGAGACACCTTCACCTCGACGACGGGCCAGCTTGGGCCAGCGCGCCCGCCGATTCCTGGCACGTCTGACAGCACGCAGCGCACGACGCCGGGCACTTAAAGCCCGCTCCAAGTCCTGCCACAACCTGGCTGTGCTCTGA